The following coding sequences are from one Malaciobacter pacificus window:
- the atpC gene encoding ATP synthase F1 subunit epsilon, translating to MDKLRLSIVTPNGEIFNDEVKTVTLPGKEGEFGVLPGHSALVSSLTVGVIVIEKENSTEAVAINWGHVKVDEKTVDVLADGAIALTSGADSEIAKNIEAAKDLVNSVKDSNISMASVEAKINSFA from the coding sequence ATGGATAAATTAAGATTATCAATCGTTACACCTAATGGAGAAATTTTTAATGATGAAGTGAAAACTGTAACTTTACCTGGAAAAGAGGGTGAGTTTGGAGTTTTACCAGGGCACTCAGCATTAGTTTCTTCATTAACTGTTGGTGTAATTGTAATTGAAAAAGAGAATTCTACTGAAGCTGTTGCTATTAACTGGGGACATGTTAAAGTAGATGAAAAAACTGTAGATGTATTAGCAGATGGTGCTATTGCATTAACTTCAGGGGCTGACTCTGAAATAGCTAAAAATATTGAGGCTGCAAAAGATTTAGTAAATTCTGTTAAGGATTCTAATATCTCTATGGCATCAGTTGAAGCAAAAATAAATTCATTCGCGTAA